TCGGCGAGGCGGCGGTAGGGGGCGTGGGCTGACGACGTGATGGCTCGCAACGGAAAACCCGATAGGCGTCAGCGCTCAACCGCTGCCAATCACCGGCAAGCGCACCGGCGCTTGCGTGATCGGTCGCGGTCGGTGTCGGCCTGTTGCCTGATGTGAAGATGGGCGCGAGGGGGATTCGTTGCCTCTTGTGAACGTGTGCGCTTGTTCATGTGGGCTGGGGCGTCGGGTCCGGCTTTGCTGGTGGCCAGCGTGAGGAGTTGGGCGGTCAGGGCCTGGATCTGGTGTTGGGTGGCGGCGGGATTGATCAGGGAGTAGGTCCGCGTTAGTGCCACGATGCGCTCGACGGTCATGGTGGGGTGATCGATCGCGTGATGGAACGCGGTGGCGGTGGTGTCGTGTTTCTTGGGCACCGTGGCGCCGTTGCGGACTTTAGAGATCGGTTTCTGCTGTGGGTAGAAGTAGTTGGTCAGCTTGGACTGCAACTGCCAGATCTTGTTGAGCGGCAACAGTTCTGCGGGGGTGTCGTGGCGGTGGTAGCCGACCACGGTGCGCACCGCTGCCCCATATTTTTCTGCTCGACGTGATGACCGTCGTTCTTATTGCCCGGTCGCGCCCGGGTGAAGGTGATCTGGCGGTCCTGGCACCATCTGAGCAGGTCTTCGTTGATGAATTCTGATCCGTTGTCGGAGTCCACACCGAGGATCGGGAACGGCATCTTGCGGGCAATGTCATTTAGGGCGGCCGGCACGCATTTGGCGGTCTTGTCCGGCATTGAGCGGTTCTCGGTCCAGCCGGTGGCGATGTCGGTGACCGTCAGCGTGAAGGCATGGCCTCTAGCCCGGTTGCCGCCGTCGCGCCAGACCAGGTCGATCTCGACGAATCCGGGCCGCGCGTCGTCCCACTCGGCCCAGGTGCGCACCGGGATCTGGCTTGTGAGAAGCGATCGCGGCTTTGTCCCCACACGCCCTTGAGCTGGTGTTTGGTCCGCTCACCAGCCAGGCGGCGATCGATGGTGGCCGCTGACATTGACACCAACAGCGCCGCGGTGGCCTCGTCGATGACCAGTTCTCCGAACTGATGCAGCACTGCCACCGGTTGCCTGAGCATCGGCGCAAGCCGTTTGCCGGCGGGCATTGCGGGCACTGTCCAGCGCACCAACGGCGCCGCGGTGACATCAGGCCCGTACTTCACTGGCCGCGGACTGCGCGGGGTGACGATCTTGGGTTGCAGCGCCGCTTTGAGCGCCTTGCGGGCATGGCTGCGGTGCCACCGGGTGTTAGCGCACAACTCGTCGAGAATCCGACTCGTACCGCGGTGGTCTCGGTGATTGCTCTGCGCTCGGCCAACGTCAACCCCATCCACCGGGCGTTCGCGCGCATTTTCAGTGAGGCAACGAATCAGCCTTTCGCGCGCATTTTTCACGGGTCAACGTGGTCGGCGGGGTCTGCTAGTATCGAATGTATGTTCGAAGGGGTGCTCGATCCGGAGGTGGTGGCCCGTTTCGATGAGCACGTCGAGCGGCGCCATCCGTCGACCACTGCGGAGTCGGCGGGGTTGGTGGAGCGGATTTGTGCGGCCGCGCGGGCGGAGAACCGGGCCGCCGCCGCGCAGCTAGTGGCGATCGGGGAGTTGTTCGCCTCTCGGCTCTCGCGCTCTTCGGAGACCGAGGACTGGGCGATCGACACCATGGAGGCGGTGGCCGCGGAGGTGGGTGCGGCGTTGCGGATCAGCCAGGCGCGCGCCGCCGGCCGGCTGCGTTATGCCCGGGCGATGCGTGAGCGGTTGCCCAAGACCGCTGCGGTGTTTGTGGCCGGCGAGATCGACTTTCGGGCGTTTTCCACGATCGTGTTCCGCACCGATCTGATCGTCGACCCCGAGGTGCTGGCGGCGGTGGATGAGTTGGTGGCGCTCAATGTGACGCGCTGGCCCTCGCTGAGCAGCGCCCGGCTGTCCGGGGCGGTCGATAGGATCGTGGCGAAGGTGGATACCGATGCGGTGCGCCGGCGTAAGGAGTATCAGGCCGATCGGCAGATCTCGATCGGACAGGACCAAGACGGCCTCTCGCGCATCGACGGCAGCCTGTACAGCGTCGACGCCCACGCGCTGGACAAGCGGTTGAGCGCGTTGGCGGCCACGGTGTGTGCCCACGATCCGCGCACCCGCGAGCAGCGCCGCGCCGACGCGCTGGGGGCGCTGGCCGCCGGGGCGGATCGGCTGGGCTGTCGCTGCAGGCTCACCGACTGCCCGGCCGCCACCCGCCCGGGCGCGGCCCCGGTGGTGATCCATGTGATCGCCGAACCCGCCACCCTCGAGGGCACCAGCTCGGCGCCAGCCTCGATGGTGGGCGCCGATGGGCTGATCACCCCCGAACTGATCGCCGAGCTCGCCAAGACCGCGAAACTGGTGCCGCTGGCCCACCCCGGCGATGCCCCACCCGAGCCCGGCTATGTGCCCTCGAAGGCGTTGGCCGATTTCGTGCGGTGCCGGGATCTGACCTGCCGCTGGCCCGGCTGTGACCGGCCCGCCGTCGATTGCGATGTGGATCATTCGATCCCCTACGCCCAGGGTGGACCCACCCATGCGGCCAACCTGAACTGCAAATGTAGAACCCATCACCTTGTGAAGACCTTTTGGGGCTGGCGGGAACGGCAACTACGCGACGGGACCCTGATTTTCACCTCACCGTCGGGGCACACCCATGTCACCACCCCGGGCAGCGCGCTGCTGTTCCCAAGTTTGTGCCGCGCGGTCGGCGCTATGCCGGCACCGGAAGCCGACCCCCCGCACGACTACTGCGCCCACCGGACCGCGATGACCCTCTCTGGCAGGGTTAGTTGAGACAGCAGGGTTCGAAAATATCTGACCAGGTATTGAGGGCAAGTAAGGATTGCAACGAACAATGACGGCGACTTTGGCTGAGGTCCGGAAGGGTAGCGCCGATGATGAAGGCGTGGGAACCGATTCGGCCCAGGGTCCGCGGGCGGATCGTCCCCGGCGGCGCAACTTCACCCCGGAGTACAAGGCGGCCATTGTGGCCGAGTACGACGCGTTGACCGAGCCGGGTGCGCGGGGTGCGCTGCTTCGGCGTGAGGGCCTGTACTCATCGCACATCGTGGAGTGGCGCCGAGCGCGCGACGCGGGCGCGTTGGACGGGCTGGCCCGGTCAGGCGGTCGTGGTAAGGACCGCGACCAGGCCGAGATCGAACGGCTACGGAAGCGGGCCGAACGGGCCGAGGCCGAGCTTGAACGCACGAGGGCCGCGTTGGATCTGGTGGGAAAAGCACACGCGCTCTTGGAGACGCTCTCCGAGAGCACGGGCACGCGGCCCGGGTCGAAGAAGTGATCGCACAGTTGCTGCCCGAGGTGGAGCGGCTGACCTCGACCGCGAAGGCGTGCGCGCTGCTGGGCAAGCCGCGCGCGAGCCTGTATCGGCAGCGCAACCGCCCTGCCGGTCCACGCCGCAAACCCGGGCCGAGCGGACCGCCGCCCAATGCGCTCGACGCGGCCGAGCGCACGCAGATCCTTACGGTGTTGTGCCAGCCGCGCTTCGCCGACAAGGCGGTCGCCCGTGTGGGCCGAGCTGCTCGACGAGGGCGTCTACCTGTGCTCGCAGTCCACGATGTACCGGATCCTGCGCACGCACAACATGACCCGCGAACGGCGGCGGGTAGCCACACACCGCCGCGGGTCAAACCCGAGCTGGTCGCCCACCAACCCAACGACGTGTGGTCCTGGGACATCACCAAATTGGCGGGACCGGTGCGCGGCGAGTTCTACCAGCTCTACGTGATGCTGGACATCTTCAGCCGCTACCCCGTCGGCTGGCGCGTCGAGTACCACGAGGACGCCGACATCGCCCAGGACTGGATGGCCGAGCTGACCGCGCTACACGGGCGGCCCGGCGCGATCCACGCCGACCGGGTTCGGCGATGACGTCGAAGAACGTCGCCCAGCTGCTAATCGACCTCGGCGTGGCGCGCAGCCACTGCGCCCACGGGTGTCAAACGACAACCCGTTCAGCGAATCCCAGTTCAAAACGCTGAAGTACCGCAACGATTTTCCCGAACGGTTCGACTCGATCGAGCACGCCCGCACCTGGTGCAAAGACTTCTTCGACTACCTGCGCCACGAGCACCGCCATTCCGCGCTCGGCCTGCACACACGGCGTCGGTGTACTTCGGCACCGCCGCCGACATCCAGGCCAAACGAGCCCGGGTCATGGCCGATGCCTACGCCGCCAACCCCAACCGGTTTAGCAGCCCACCACAGCCCCCGAAACTACCGACCGCGGCATGGATCAACCCACCGACCCCACAACCGAAAATAGTGTCCACATAGTGAGACGCTGTCTCAAACACCTTGACAGCTACCGTGATGCCCAAACGCCGCCGCACCCGCGCCCAAGACCGCGCCCACCGCATCGCCACCGAACGCCGCCACAACCACCACGCCCGCACGGTCGCCCACACCACCCGGCTAGCCGAACCCCCCAACCACCCCGGCCCCGCCCCACCCCACACCGACCACGACCCACCACCATTCTGATGCGGAACAGATCACAACGTGTGGTTGAAAGGTCTTGTTGGGGAGCAGTATTGGAGCTTGTGGCCCCGGTCCATGTTTATGTTGGGCGCTAGCGGCTTGTGGGGTCAGGGTGCTGCTGCCGCCATGCTGGGTGGGCGGGGGCCGTGGGTGCGATGGGTGACGCGCCACGGCCGGGTGGATCGGGAGATCGCCAGCCGCGTGCATGTCATACGAAGGCCGAAGGGGTGGCAAACAGTTTGGTGAATGCCGGCGATCACTGACATCCCTGACCGCGACCGGCTTAGTGCCCTCTTCTTGCGTTAAACACGGTCGACAATCCGTTGCGGCCGTAAATGTTCCGACCTGCCGGGATCACCAGTACGCACGGAAACGCACAGCACTGACCTGCAATCTAGGACGCTGCTGATGTTGTCCCCCTAGCCGTTCGGCACGACGGCAAGCTGGTCACATGAGTCGGGCGAGTCTCCGCGGGTTGGGGTGTTCGTTGTGCCCGCCTCGGAGCGACAAACCCCTTGTGTGCCTTACGTTGTCGCTGTAAGACGGACAAACTGTGCACCGTGTGGGCCCAGATATTCGTGGGACAGATGTGCCTACCGCGAGCCCAGGACACCACCGATCTAGCGACCAAGGATCGCTAGTGACTAAATCAGCAGCACCCCATCCCGGCTGTGGGTTACCGGTTTGTCGCTGGGAAAGTGATTCTCACGCGGTATGACTGAAGGTCTACTAGCTTGGCGCATCGCGGAAACCATTGGGGGCAGCACTGTTTCAGTGAATGCCGGCGCCCAACTTGCGTGGAATCTGCAGGCGGTGTAATTGCCCCCCAAGGGCGCCCGACATAACGATGCTCTGGCGTCGCGTCGGATCCCTGCCCGAAATCCTTTATGGTGCCGAGAATTCGGGTGATATCAGGACGCCTGCGCAAGCCGAGATTGCCCCGGGCGCGT
This is a stretch of genomic DNA from Mycobacterium lacus. It encodes these proteins:
- a CDS encoding integrase catalytic domain-containing protein, which translates into the protein MIAQLLPEVERLTSTAKACALLGKPRASLYRQRNRPAGPRRKPGPSGPPPNALDAAERTQILTVLCQPRFADKAVARVGRAARRGRLPVLAVHDVPDPAHAQHDPRTAAGSHTPPRVKPELVAHQPNDVWSWDITKLAGPVRGEFYQLYVMLDIFSRYPVGWRVEYHEDADIAQDWMAELTALHGRPGAIHADRVRR
- a CDS encoding integrase catalytic domain-containing protein, which gives rise to MRTWAEWDDARPGFVEIDLVWRDGGNRARGHAFTLTVTDIATGWTENRSMPDKTAKCVPAALNDIARKMPFPILGVDSDNGSEFINEDLLRWCQDRQITFTRARPGNKNDGHHVEQKNMGQRCAPWSATTATTPPQNCCRSTRSGSCSPS
- a CDS encoding transposase — encoded protein: MTATLAEVRKGSADDEGVGTDSAQGPRADRPRRRNFTPEYKAAIVAEYDALTEPGARGALLRREGLYSSHIVEWRRARDAGALDGLARSGGRGKDRDQAEIERLRKRAERAEAELERTRAALDLVGKAHALLETLSESTGTRPGSKK